A single Streptomyces sp. NBC_01381 DNA region contains:
- a CDS encoding transposase, translated as MGARCRHLGGLSGARWVPAGPLLTGWRGGRVGRGLGIGHPPRRGLRGLLDAVLWVVRTGIAWRCFPHTGPHWNGVWHCFGRGEKGGILERLDALMRRRVREGGSRLAEPAAVVIDAQSIMACAGVPAVERGADARR; from the coding sequence ATGGGCGCACGCTGTCGCCATCTTGGCGGCCTGTCCGGCGCCCGCTGGGTGCCGGCCGGGCCGCTCCTGACGGGCTGGCGGGGGGGCAGGGTCGGCCGTGGCCTCGGCATCGGCCATCCGCCCCGCCGCGGTCTGCGCGGCCTCCTGGATGCGGTGCTCTGGGTGGTTCGCACCGGGATTGCTTGGCGCTGCTTTCCGCACACTGGCCCGCACTGGAACGGGGTGTGGCACTGCTTCGGCCGCGGGGAGAAGGGCGGCATCTTGGAGCGGCTCGACGCCCTGATGCGGCGCCGGGTGCGCGAGGGCGGGAGCCGCCTGGCGGAGCCGGCCGCGGTGGTGATCGACGCGCAGAGCATCATGGCTTGCGCCGGCGTCCCCGCCGTCGAACGGGGCGCCGACGCCAGGCGGTGA
- a CDS encoding S9 family peptidase — MPVTRTPHRHRRVTTAAVAATILAGAGVVSTGAASGTSAAPSPNAATQRGTLLSAESLYTLTSAKDSAAELTACGYDPGAARHGVDAYRLLYRTIDTKGQPTTASGLFTVPRGVQGHLRTVSFAHGTGVHRIDAPSMQRKVFLTGPSITYASAGFATVAPDYLAMGTGPAKHPWMDVPSQATASLDLLRAARQFAPTTGRALNRDVLATGFSQGASAALGLARALQAGEDRHFRPGALAPISGAYDFGGAQIPALLAGDSELEPRWRVVYAAYTLVAFDRVHDVYDNPGKVFRDPAVEELFDGMHTGPQMINALPRTPDELLTPYGRDLLTRPKSGLTAGLRTTDSVCKHWKPTAPIRLYRAQGDEQATVQNTANCAAAFQEREIGVPVIDLGTADHQKSQHLGSNVKATAKVVRWFSTLPTRSNP, encoded by the coding sequence GTGCCTGTCACTCGAACCCCGCACCGCCACCGCCGAGTCACCACAGCCGCCGTCGCCGCCACGATCCTCGCCGGCGCGGGCGTCGTCAGCACCGGCGCTGCATCAGGGACGTCCGCCGCGCCCTCCCCCAACGCCGCCACCCAGCGCGGCACCCTGCTCTCCGCCGAGTCGCTCTACACCCTCACCTCGGCCAAGGACTCCGCAGCCGAGCTCACCGCCTGCGGGTACGACCCCGGCGCCGCCCGCCACGGCGTGGACGCCTACCGACTCCTCTACCGCACCATCGACACGAAGGGCCAACCCACCACCGCCAGCGGGCTGTTCACCGTCCCGCGCGGGGTCCAAGGACATCTGCGGACCGTCTCGTTCGCCCACGGCACCGGCGTCCACCGCATCGACGCGCCCTCGATGCAGCGGAAGGTGTTCCTGACCGGCCCCTCCATCACCTACGCCTCCGCAGGCTTCGCCACCGTCGCACCCGACTACCTCGCCATGGGCACAGGCCCGGCCAAGCACCCCTGGATGGACGTGCCGTCCCAAGCCACAGCCTCCCTCGACCTGCTCCGCGCCGCCCGCCAGTTCGCCCCGACCACCGGACGCGCCCTTAACCGTGACGTCCTGGCCACCGGCTTCTCCCAAGGCGCATCGGCTGCGCTCGGGCTCGCCAGGGCCCTCCAGGCGGGCGAGGACCGGCACTTCAGGCCCGGCGCCCTCGCCCCCATCAGCGGGGCCTACGACTTCGGGGGTGCCCAGATCCCGGCGCTGCTCGCGGGCGACAGCGAGCTGGAGCCGAGATGGCGCGTGGTGTACGCCGCATACACCCTGGTCGCCTTCGACCGCGTCCACGATGTGTACGACAACCCGGGCAAGGTGTTCCGCGACCCTGCCGTGGAGGAACTGTTCGACGGCATGCACACCGGCCCGCAGATGATCAACGCGCTGCCCCGCACGCCGGACGAACTACTGACGCCATACGGGCGCGATCTGCTGACCCGGCCCAAGAGCGGCCTCACGGCCGGGCTGCGGACCACCGACAGCGTATGCAAACACTGGAAGCCCACGGCACCCATTCGGCTCTACAGGGCACAAGGCGACGAACAGGCGACCGTCCAGAACACCGCCAACTGCGCCGCAGCCTTCCAGGAAAGAGAAATCGGAGTGCCGGTCATCGACCTCGGCACCGCCGACCACCAGAAGTCACAACACCTCGGCTCAAACGTGAAGGCAACAGCAAAGGTCGTGCGCTGGTTCAGCACACTCCCCACGCGCAGCAACCCATGA